One Candidatus Devosia phytovorans genomic window carries:
- a CDS encoding glycosyltransferase family A protein has translation MDQTVAIITPAYRAEDTIVTTVQSVLAQTHADWQLWLVADDGADYAAMLAAAGLADPRIRYRSSGGIGRGASNARNVALDEITAPYCAILDADDRLKPRKLELALKGLEQHAIVTTALDVMSDDFTHLRFVGQGPDRVLTPGMHKFVSLSMDSMVLWDRRRTDGRYDPTMSNMTDLELLLQLYRTVPLSFHLGTPLHDYVKRSNSMSNGSNIAAGMIASKREILRRLEAGHYGLGQQDVDGLAAFLTISLDAEARYAAALAANPGLLFEDHLEPMLVAKNGFTSRS, from the coding sequence TTGGACCAGACCGTCGCCATCATCACCCCGGCCTATCGCGCCGAGGACACGATCGTCACCACGGTGCAGAGTGTCCTCGCCCAGACCCACGCCGACTGGCAGCTCTGGCTCGTGGCCGACGATGGCGCCGACTATGCCGCCATGCTTGCCGCAGCAGGCCTTGCCGACCCGCGCATCCGCTACCGGTCCAGTGGCGGCATCGGCCGCGGCGCCTCCAATGCCCGCAATGTCGCGCTCGACGAAATCACCGCGCCCTATTGCGCCATCCTCGATGCCGATGACCGCCTGAAACCGCGAAAGCTTGAGCTGGCACTCAAAGGCCTTGAGCAGCACGCCATCGTCACTACGGCGCTCGATGTCATGAGCGATGACTTCACCCACCTGCGCTTCGTCGGCCAGGGTCCCGATCGCGTCCTCACCCCCGGTATGCATAAATTCGTCAGCCTCTCGATGGACTCCATGGTGCTCTGGGATCGCCGCCGCACCGATGGCCGCTACGATCCCACCATGAGCAACATGACCGATCTGGAGCTCTTGCTGCAGCTCTATCGCACCGTGCCCCTCTCGTTCCACCTCGGCACGCCGCTGCATGACTACGTCAAGCGTTCGAACTCGATGAGCAATGGCAGCAATATCGCCGCCGGCATGATCGCCTCCAAGCGCGAGATCCTGCGCCGTCTTGAGGCCGGCCACTATGGCCTCGGCCAGCAGGACGTTGACGGCCTCGCCGCCTTCCTCACCATCTCGCTCGATGCCGAGGCCCGCTACGCAGCGGCCCTCGCCGCCAATCCAGGCCTGCTCTTCGAAGATCACCT
- a CDS encoding Hsp20 family protein, whose translation MSRISVFSAPFLLGFDSFEERVDRLAKSADGYPPYNIERTTDAEGTERFLISIAVAGFSVNELDVLAEDNTIVVRGKQKDEAGKEFLHRGIAARQFQRSFLLAEGMIVKDATLGHGMLVVAVERPQTPKIARRIDIRSV comes from the coding sequence ATGTCGCGTATTTCGGTGTTTTCCGCCCCATTTCTCCTCGGCTTCGACAGTTTCGAGGAGCGAGTCGACCGGCTGGCCAAGTCCGCCGACGGCTACCCGCCCTACAATATCGAGCGCACCACCGATGCCGAAGGCACGGAACGGTTCCTGATCTCTATTGCCGTCGCCGGCTTTAGCGTGAATGAGCTGGACGTGCTGGCCGAGGACAACACGATCGTGGTCCGCGGCAAGCAAAAGGATGAAGCCGGCAAGGAGTTCTTGCATCGCGGAATCGCGGCGCGACAATTCCAGCGCAGTTTCCTCCTTGCGGAGGGGATGATCGTGAAAGATGCAACTTTAGGGCATGGTATGCTCGTTGTTGCTGTAGAGCGTCCGCAGACGCCCAAGATCGCCCGACGTATCGATATTCGCTCAGTTTGA
- a CDS encoding DUF1150 family protein codes for MYEKRNENLTAEALNHPLKMLTRAQFAALGGDAVAYVRPVSGAILSTMIHDAEFEAEGDYQLVMSADGTPLLVTDTEDGVLDWLGDKNLGLATLH; via the coding sequence ATGTATGAGAAACGCAACGAAAACCTGACGGCCGAAGCACTGAATCACCCGCTCAAGATGTTGACGCGCGCACAGTTCGCAGCGCTGGGCGGGGACGCCGTGGCCTATGTGCGCCCGGTCAGTGGGGCCATTTTGTCCACCATGATTCATGACGCCGAGTTCGAAGCCGAGGGCGATTACCAGCTGGTGATGTCTGCCGATGGCACGCCGCTGCTCGTCACCGACACCGAAGATGGCGTGCTGGACTGGCTGGGCGACAAGAATCTGGGTCTGGCGACCCTGCACTAG
- a CDS encoding PTS sugar transporter subunit IIA: protein MELADILAERAVLCCTGVKTKRQLFEALSTRAAEISGHDAADILGAITSREELGSTGLGNGIAIPHGKIAGLKDVVALFARLDNPIEFDAVDDQPVDLVVMLLAPAGAGADHLKALSKVARLLRTEAVVDELRQTSDPAGLRAILTAPTEANYAA, encoded by the coding sequence ATGGAATTGGCCGATATCCTGGCTGAGCGCGCCGTGCTTTGTTGCACGGGCGTAAAGACGAAACGCCAGTTGTTTGAAGCGCTTTCAACCCGCGCCGCGGAAATCAGTGGCCACGATGCCGCCGATATTCTGGGGGCCATCACCAGCCGTGAAGAGCTTGGCTCGACCGGCCTCGGTAATGGCATTGCCATTCCCCATGGCAAGATCGCCGGATTGAAAGATGTCGTGGCGCTCTTCGCCCGGCTCGACAACCCCATCGAATTCGATGCGGTTGACGATCAGCCGGTCGATCTGGTGGTCATGCTGCTCGCGCCTGCCGGCGCCGGTGCCGATCACCTCAAGGCGCTCTCCAAGGTGGCGCGCCTCCTCCGCACCGAAGCGGTGGTGGACGAGCTGCGCCAGACCTCCGATCCGGCTGGCCTCCGCGCCATCCTGACGGCCCCGACGGAAGCCAATTACGCAGCCTGA
- a CDS encoding HPF/RaiA family ribosome-associated protein, with the protein MTLRVSGKNMDVGDALRGKAEDHFAAVVGKYFDGGYDGHLTLTPDGIGFRADCVVHLDSGAMLQASAQGGDATSAYEVMALNIEKRLRRYNRKLKQRPRGLNGASDGLTASYTVFGADGELEELDEDYAPPVIAETTKNLRQLSVEEAVMELDLTGGQVVMFRHAGHGGLNVVYRRSDGNIGWIDPALGAN; encoded by the coding sequence ATGACTTTACGCGTTTCGGGAAAGAACATGGACGTTGGCGATGCCTTGCGCGGCAAGGCGGAGGATCACTTCGCTGCCGTGGTCGGTAAATATTTCGACGGCGGTTATGACGGACATCTCACTCTCACCCCCGATGGCATCGGCTTTCGCGCCGATTGCGTAGTTCACCTCGATTCTGGCGCCATGCTGCAAGCCAGCGCCCAGGGCGGCGACGCCACCAGCGCCTATGAGGTCATGGCGCTCAATATCGAAAAGCGCCTTCGCCGCTATAATCGCAAGCTCAAGCAGCGCCCGCGCGGCCTCAACGGCGCGTCAGATGGTCTCACCGCCTCCTATACCGTTTTCGGAGCCGATGGAGAGCTTGAGGAACTCGACGAAGACTATGCACCGCCGGTGATTGCCGAGACCACCAAGAACCTGCGCCAACTCTCCGTGGAAGAGGCCGTGATGGAGCTGGACCTGACCGGTGGACAGGTTGTGATGTTCCGTCATGCTGGACATGGCGGGCTGAATGTGGTTTACCGCCGCTCCGACGGCAATATTGGCTGGATTGATCCAGCTCTCGGGGCCAATTGA
- the rpoN gene encoding RNA polymerase factor sigma-54, whose translation MALSPRLEFRQAQSLTLTPQLMQSIRLLQLSHLELNDFVDAELLRNPLLEREDGAEPGDVEPPEPPERSQEISAYEDTVERGERIQDADAIADGYDTAVENVFPDQAQQDQLNPQSRLDRNGSSESGEAPDIDQFVASKPLLSDHLENQANMILRTAADRLIARHLIDGLNEAGYLSTDLDTIADQLGAELPDVEAVLEALQGCDPIGVFARSVPECLAIQLRDRDRLDPMMMALLDNLSMLAEHNMVGLMRAIGCDREDLTDMLAELRRLDPKPGLAFDSGPVEAVVPDVFVRRGPDGAWQIELNSETLPRVLVNRVYYATVTKKARNPGEKSFLSDCLATANWLTKSLDQRAQTILKVAAEITRQQDGFLTHGIAHLRPMTLKMVAETIDMHESTVSRVTSNKYMATPRGLYEMKYFFTTAISSSDGGGDHSAEAVRHRIRQLIDAEALSDILSDDTIAEVLKKEQGIDVARRTVAKYREGMNIPSSVIRRRQKKNLQQVG comes from the coding sequence ATGGCACTTTCGCCGCGTCTTGAATTTCGCCAGGCCCAAAGCCTGACGCTGACGCCGCAATTGATGCAGTCGATTCGTCTGCTGCAGCTGAGCCACCTTGAGCTCAATGATTTCGTCGATGCCGAATTGCTGCGCAATCCGCTGCTCGAGCGCGAGGATGGCGCCGAGCCCGGCGATGTCGAACCACCCGAGCCACCCGAGCGCAGCCAGGAAATCAGCGCCTACGAGGATACCGTCGAGCGCGGCGAACGCATCCAGGATGCCGACGCCATCGCCGATGGCTATGATACTGCCGTCGAAAACGTCTTCCCCGACCAGGCCCAGCAGGATCAGCTCAATCCGCAGAGCCGGCTCGACCGCAATGGCAGCAGCGAGAGCGGCGAAGCGCCCGACATCGACCAGTTCGTCGCCAGCAAGCCCCTGCTCAGCGATCACCTGGAAAATCAGGCCAACATGATTCTGCGCACGGCCGCGGATCGCCTCATCGCCCGCCACCTGATCGATGGGCTCAACGAGGCCGGCTATCTCAGCACCGATCTCGACACCATTGCCGACCAGCTCGGCGCTGAATTGCCGGATGTGGAAGCCGTGCTTGAAGCGCTGCAGGGCTGCGATCCCATCGGTGTTTTCGCGCGCTCGGTGCCCGAGTGCCTAGCCATCCAGCTGCGCGACCGCGACCGCCTCGATCCCATGATGATGGCGCTGCTCGACAATCTGTCCATGCTGGCCGAGCACAATATGGTCGGCCTGATGCGCGCCATTGGCTGCGACCGCGAAGACCTGACCGATATGCTGGCCGAACTGCGCCGGCTCGATCCCAAGCCCGGCCTGGCCTTTGATTCCGGTCCGGTCGAGGCGGTGGTACCCGATGTCTTCGTGCGCCGCGGTCCCGATGGCGCCTGGCAGATCGAGCTCAATTCCGAAACCTTGCCCCGCGTTCTGGTCAACCGCGTCTATTACGCGACGGTCACAAAAAAGGCCCGCAATCCTGGCGAAAAGAGCTTCCTCAGCGATTGCCTGGCCACGGCCAACTGGCTGACCAAGAGCCTTGACCAGCGCGCCCAGACCATTCTCAAGGTCGCCGCCGAAATCACCCGCCAGCAGGACGGCTTTCTGACCCATGGCATCGCCCATCTGCGGCCGATGACGCTCAAGATGGTCGCCGAAACCATCGACATGCATGAATCCACCGTCAGCCGCGTCACCTCCAACAAATACATGGCGACGCCGCGCGGCCTCTACGAGATGAAATACTTTTTCACCACCGCCATTTCATCCAGCGATGGCGGCGGCGATCACTCGGCCGAAGCGGTGCGCCACCGCATCCGCCAGCTCATCGATGCCGAAGCGCTGAGTGATATTCTGAGCGATGACACCATCGCCGAGGTGCTCAAGAAAGAGCAGGGTATCGACGTCGCCCGCCGCACCGTCGCCAAATACCGCGAAGGCATGAACATCCCGAGTTCAGTGATCCGCCGGCGGCAAAAGAAGAACCTTCAACAAGTCGGCTAG